A window from Cellulomonas sp. C5510 encodes these proteins:
- a CDS encoding aspartate aminotransferase family protein produces MTLDADGRLALELDRAHVFHSWSAQGSLSPLVVDGASGCEVHLADGRTMLDFSSQLVNTNIGHQHPRVTAAIAEQAGRLATIAPAHAVLPRGRAAEAILRHAPEGFSKVFFTNAGADANENAIRMARQATGRDKILSFYRSYHGNTGAAVVATGDWRRVPNEYARGHVHVFGPYLYRSDFWASTPEQECERALHHLERVVASEGPGSIAAILLETVVGTGGVLVPPPGYLAGVREIADRHGILLILDEVMAGFGRTGSWFAFEQHDVVPDLITFAKGVNSGYVPAGGVVISDPVAAVFDDRVFPGGLTYSGHPLAMAAVVATIEAMEDEKIVENAARIGADVLGPGLRALADAHPCVGEVRGTGVFWALELVTDRATREPVPAAAMGAVKSALLAGGMLPFVQDNRIHVVPPCVVTDTEVARALAIYDAALTALDATL; encoded by the coding sequence ATGACTCTCGACGCCGACGGCCGGCTCGCGCTCGAGCTCGACCGCGCGCATGTGTTCCACTCCTGGTCCGCGCAGGGCTCGCTGTCGCCCCTCGTGGTGGACGGGGCGTCCGGGTGCGAGGTGCACCTGGCCGACGGCCGCACGATGCTCGACTTCAGCAGCCAGCTCGTCAACACCAACATCGGCCACCAGCACCCGCGCGTGACGGCTGCGATCGCCGAGCAGGCGGGCCGGCTCGCGACGATCGCCCCGGCGCACGCCGTCCTGCCGCGCGGCCGGGCCGCGGAGGCGATCCTGCGGCACGCACCGGAGGGCTTCTCGAAGGTCTTCTTCACGAACGCGGGCGCGGACGCCAACGAGAACGCGATCCGCATGGCCCGGCAGGCCACCGGGCGGGACAAGATCCTGTCGTTCTACCGCTCGTACCACGGCAACACCGGCGCGGCCGTCGTCGCGACCGGCGACTGGCGGCGGGTGCCCAACGAGTACGCCCGCGGTCACGTCCACGTCTTCGGGCCGTACCTGTACCGGTCGGATTTCTGGGCGAGCACCCCGGAGCAGGAGTGCGAGCGCGCGCTGCACCACCTCGAGCGGGTGGTCGCGTCGGAAGGCCCGGGGTCGATCGCGGCGATCCTGCTCGAGACGGTCGTCGGCACCGGCGGCGTGCTCGTGCCACCGCCCGGGTACCTCGCCGGTGTGCGGGAGATCGCGGACCGGCACGGCATCCTGCTGATCCTCGACGAGGTCATGGCGGGGTTCGGCCGCACCGGCTCGTGGTTCGCGTTCGAGCAGCACGACGTGGTGCCGGACCTCATCACGTTCGCGAAGGGGGTCAACTCCGGCTACGTGCCGGCCGGCGGCGTGGTGATCTCCGACCCCGTGGCCGCCGTCTTCGACGACCGCGTCTTCCCCGGGGGCCTCACGTACTCCGGCCACCCGCTCGCGATGGCCGCCGTCGTCGCGACGATCGAGGCGATGGAGGACGAGAAGATCGTCGAGAACGCCGCCCGCATCGGCGCGGACGTGCTCGGGCCCGGCCTGCGGGCGCTCGCGGACGCGCATCCCTGCGTCGGCGAGGTCCGCGGGACCGGCGTGTTCTGGGCCCTGGAGCTCGTCACCGACCGCGCCACCCGGGAGCCCGTGCCCGCGGCGGCGATGGGCGCCGTGAAGTCCGCGCTGCTCGCCGGCGGCATGCTCCCGTTCGTCCAGGACAACCGCATCCACGTCGTCCCGCCGTGCGTCGTCACGGACACCGAGGTCGCCCGCGCCCTCGCGATCTACGACGCCGCCCTTACCGCCCTGGACGCCACCCTCTAG